The following nucleotide sequence is from Malania oleifera isolate guangnan ecotype guangnan chromosome 4, ASM2987363v1, whole genome shotgun sequence.
gaattttgaaggctttcattcaacctacaaatgctttttaataggcattatgatttttatattaattttagtgcgctgtttacaaaaacaagcatatttttttatagtttacattactttaatgagtaaaaagatgtagaaatgtaagaatcaattaatttaagtcataaagttactaaaaatgaatcaatactcaatagacttaatactcaatatacacattacacatacatgaatttaaaaagtgattaatatcaaatatcaataaataattgaaaatacatgaatacaatattacaaatttataatataacacatgtcaccaccaaaaagaatgacgtggagggtcttcataatttgcatctgtatcttgagattgggatgggaaattatctccccatccttgtggaaatacatagttgaatgaacccaagtttgcatcattttgttgttgctcttgaaaatatactggtgatgaaaattctcctgaataatgtctataagttggggcaggggctggctctgggtagtgtgtagaagaagactcactagatcctgagattcctaatccactgggataaaaatgtgagtcacgagatgcataatgtggatatgctggatgagatccaaatgattgtgatgatgaaccatctaaaccaaagtcgccaaaactacgaaccacaccatatgaatcttcagtagaatcgctagggtcaccacgagcactcctccttctcctgggttgtgaagattggttccctggaggaatacccaagtcataattttcaggtatgtcatgtagtccataaggatcagaaggatatatatcccttccaaatgatgtccctgtatcatatccataattatattctacaccgccgcctccaccaccaccactgccaccccccccaaccccagctccagcaccactattaccatcatcatcacttggtgggctcaaaccaagattgtcatcactttgtgtacgttcagggcttgaacctgaatcatcatgcgcgtttattggtggttgatcacctccttctgtagtaccaccaacctcttcatttaaccaatttgaattgtcctgaccgtcgagtagtggtgtctctctctcctctaaccattgacttaaaggatcatcttcttcgaaaatgtagtccaaattgataggattgaaactctcttcaatttctcgttggcttcttctcattgtacgtctaactttaacctcatgttgtaatgtacgaaaacaagtttttgtagtctcatgtactttaatctatttcttgttttcgtatggatgaggctaaaggtgctccaattacgctcacagttcgaagctgatgtggtctggctaagaactctaattgctattctttggagctcaggagcacacaagccataatgaatccaccattcagctgcatgaataattaaaaagagttttatgttagtatagcgtatttcaaaagtcaaatttgaacacaaagagagaaaatagagtaattttccattatttagctatatagccatatttaccaggatttgtttgtttcactgccctttgagccaacggggttccaaaagtctcctgcctatctcgatatagcaacaactaaaaaatgatgattgtgaaatataattaattaattagatgtattaataattattcttgaaagtattacagaatactaaaacaattcattattcaatttaatggaaccaatacttacttgattaatagcccgaatttgagtatctatatcgggtaccaacttggttatcacttttttaactccatccatgacttctctagcaacttcaggagagggtggggcaccataaagaaattgtgggttcaaaaaataccctacaattaaatttagaaacatattaatcaatagttttctaatgcaactatgcataatttaaaagttaaaataataagaaattgtatttgatttacacttaccagcagcgtgcaaatcttggtgcaactgaaaactccaccggttgtcaataattttccaatagtctttgtaaaaccggcaatctttttgaatggtcaacttcgccctatcaattgcctcgtatatgaagcccatggttggtttttaatcaccatcaaccaatttaagaactttcaccaagggttcttgcactttaattatatcagaggccttttgccaaaactctttgcctaagataattttctttgaatcatatgctgggccggattttgccattccaaaccttgagtttttccaagcatcagatgtaaacatttcccttagtgcttgtttatgcctgacaatagtctccaaagcaatgaaatttgtggcaaatcgagtgatggcagggcgaagtaactctctattatttgtgaatttcttcataaaattcactgtccatgtgtggttgtaaataaatgaggttattgttcttgcatcttctaagaccttct
It contains:
- the LOC131153478 gene encoding uncharacterized protein LOC131153478; amino-acid sequence: MRRSQREIEESFNPINLDYIFEEDDPLSQWLEERETPLLDGQDNSNWLNEEVGGTTEGGDQPPINAHDDSGSSPERTQSDDNLGLSPPSDDDGNSGAGAGVGGGGSGGGGGGGVEYNYGYDTGTSFGRDIYPSDPYGLHDIPENYDLGIPPGNQSSQPRRRRSARGDPSDSTEDSYGVVRSFGDFGLDGSSSQSFGSHPAYPHYASRDSHFYPSGLGISGSSESSSTHYPEPAPAPTYRHYSGEFSSPVYFQEQQQNDANLGSFNYVFPQGWGDNFPSQSQDTDANYEDPPRHSFWW